The genomic region TATACCCGTTGTTTGTTAAATGCAAATAGTCATGCATTATATGGTGGCTTATAGTCTGGTCGTTTTCCACTATATTTTCATGGATTTTGACCACGTATACGCTCTCTGTGAGATCATCCTTATTAGCttcgtttgaaaatttgtctACTAGGAATGTATTGACGTGATCGTTTCGTTCCCTGTAAGGATTCGGGAATTGACCTCTTGGAAGTAACgtctaaaatgattttttattaagtcttttgtagaaatttacttaataaaagaaCCTCACAGGAATAACGATAATAACATTCCTTAAACGCTGctttatttctttaacaatcTCCAAAATACCCTCGAAAATCTCATGAGGGGTGCAATCAGTGTTATTAGTCCCCACGAAAAGAACAACAGCCTTCACTATGGAATGGAAATCGAATTCCTCGTTTTTAATTCTCCAGAGCACATTTTCCACCCTAAATAACACAAAAGACTGCTCTAACTTACAAAGATTTCATGTCTAATAATACCTGTCGCCCCCAATACCGAAATTTAAGCAATGCAAAGAGCTGAGTTTTTCAGTCCACAGAGAGCTGAACTGCAATTGTTGAATTATACTGTCGCCGATTAGGACCACTTCTGGTTCACTGGTCTTGGCCTGTTGCACGTACCTGTTGTGCTAAAAACGtagataattaaagaaaaaattggtaaaaaagaagaataatttaaaagccGAATGGTGCCTTAAAGTATAACATCAGCGCTTATTCCATGACAAGAAAATTAGTTTGACCTGCCCTCATcaagtaaattaaataattcgagGTTCAAGTGCTTTATTCGCCGTTTCCGCTGAGACAAATATTGATATAATACAGAAAGCTTTTTTTAAAGCTCTAAGGACACAATGCCTGCATACCAACCGACTGTCTTATTTGATTGGTGGCTCATTAACGCATTCAATGCCAGACCCACTATTAGGCGATCTATGAAGGGCCGTCTTCAAGTAAATTAACAGACACCTGTGCCTGCCAATGGACAGAAGCAGGCACAAATTGACATGGTTGCGCTTCCTATCATTTCTTCATAACTTTTAGATCGAGTGTCTTTTGCGGCACggtaatgtaaataaaaaaaataaagtttatttacaGGGCTCCAGTTGCCTCAAATACCGTCACAGTAAGAATAGAGCTCTATATGTTAATTGTTTGTTTAAGTCAGGTATAagaacatatacagggtgggatTACACCATTCAAATTACCATCAATAAACAAAAGTGCTATGATAGCATCTCCAAGGATCCTGGCCcaaacgttcagtttttgtgcaTATTAAGTGCTTCCTTCTCTCATAACACGAATGTTTGAATTACCCCAGATTGAACAATTTTATCTATTGAAAGAACCGTTCAAGTAAAATGTTAACTCATCGCTGAAGCAAACGTTTAGCAGTAGCAATCGGGGCTGGTTAATAATCAAAGTTTGTAATATTCAAGAAATTCACCTCGCAATATTCAATTCATCGGTCTGGATTATCTTCattaaatttccgaaaaagttgaattttgttgggcaaaatttgtgtgatttttgaacttttccgACCAACGTTGTAGTAGTCCAGTTAAAATTGATGCTTGAAGGATGCACAATGATAGgttttgggaaaattttccaagaatttcaatttgagTACGCTCATCTAATATCTTAGGTcgattccttttttttattggccaCAGAACCagatttatcaaatttttatatttatttcctaACGTTGAAGGGATTAATGTTCATTCCAGGATGTTATTGACGAAATATTTCTATGGTGAGTGAAAGATAAAATTTCTCAGCATCATaaagaaaaacgatttttaccCGTTCCGCAATTGAATAAACCAGgtttcgattgaaaatttactaCAAGCGGCACGAAAAGATATTCGTACAATAAACAGGATTCGACGGTTTACTGTGTAGAACAACATTCATAAATACTGATAAAAgatatctaattttttaatttaacattattattaatgatttGATAAGAATGTGTGTCAAGAACGTGAATATTGCTGCTACGATCGCATGGAAAATAACAGACAACATTTCGAACGCctgttataaaaaattgttaatattgagaggtaaattttacgttttcatttaattacaatagaattttgaatgtattattagttttattactTATCTCTTATTGATAATCGTTTAATTCTACGCCTAGGTGTTACTCATGTATTTTGCAATTTAGACATTGTCAGGTACATATAGGGGAGGAATTCCAGAAACTTTAGGGTTATTGACAAGCTTGTTGAAAATACTATTCGAAGATATGTTGCACCAATGCCTgagctattaaaaaaatggcttaGGATGGCTGTTGTTTACTTGATAAAAGGTGGCAAGTTCATCATACCCTCTAATATCTTCCCCAACAATATCATGATACatgtatttttggatttttccattgccGGTATAATGTTCAAGACATTGGCAATTTATAACTTTAAGAAACCCACTCTGTATGTATTAGGTTAAGTTATGGTAGATATCACGAATCTTAcacatttgcaattttctgaGTTCAGGCAGCATGAcacacaacaaaatattaccaGGCAGTGGTGTCCGTTGTGGTTTTATGAGTGAAATCTGAAACAGTCACAAGTGTCTATCAAGCCACTCAGACAAACTTGTTACATCATGACTTAAGCTGAATCACCTTAGactcttttaaattttgacgtCCACTGCTGTCACAATAGCAGCAATCTAACATTCCTTATGATTTTTGTAACACATGAGGGGCAAATTAAGTAGAACTGAGGTTAATCTTGAACAGGTAGATGCAGATATCTGAAGCATTTTGGTGTAAATACTAGAGGtatttggagtttttttttaggaattttgaAGTACTGAAAAGATGCAcattttgagatgtttttaaGATACTTTCAAGGTATTTTGGTGCACAATAACTCATCAGAGGTCTGGTCCTCAAACTGTGAGACACATTTTCTATTTACCATATTTAGATCTATTTGATCGATACTAATACTAAAACAACTAGAACaaacattaatattataatgTTAAATAGTGCAGTAACAACTGATTGATTTGCATGTAATTTAATCTCACTTACCATGGACATCCACCTTCCATCTCCAACAACATCTTGAGCGGGTGTTGGAATTATGCAGGGATTCATTTCTCAAATGGATGAACAAATAGCCTGCaatgtaaaaatatgtataccATGATGagtttattattgtatattattaattcCATAGGAGCAGCAGCGATTCTTATGACAATAAATCTTACAGGGCAGTTTAAGAGCCCTCAATCAGGTGACATTCACTTTAAGTAATCCCAGTATTTTAAACTCCTGGTAACTTAGCAAGATAATTTACTTTGCAACTGAGAAACTGGCTAATGCTCCGCTCAGATTTCCttgtttccatggaaattatctaGCTCTTCAAGTTACCAAGAGTTTGAAAAACAgtgtcttaaattttttttttcattaaaaaataatatttacttgaaaaaCCGTAAACCTGGCAATCGAGAACTACTAGAAGTATTGAGTCTAATCTAGTATAGATCTGAATATTTTCTATACATCAATAATTCCTCACCTTTGATTTTACTCTTCACAAAACCTTACTTCTCTCttcaaaaaacgtttaaattttttttagcgtttttgttttgtttcttcGCTTCAACTCTGCAGCGTTGCCGTTAGCACGTTAAAGCAAGGactaaagttgtttttttagaACCACATGAAACCACATCCAATCAACAAGGTCATGGTTCCATTCCATTAAAACgcggaattttgaaaatgacacATTGAGTTAACTGTTTAATTTTGCTCTAAAGTGGTTTAAACACTTGGTGCTTTTGAAAACGGTTAAAAAAACAGTCTTATATGATGTCA from Euwallacea fornicatus isolate EFF26 chromosome 29, ASM4011564v1, whole genome shotgun sequence harbors:
- the LOC136347552 gene encoding platelet-activating factor acetylhydrolase IB subunit alpha1-like; its protein translation is MNPCIIPTPAQDVVGDGRWMSMHNRYVQQAKTSEPEVVLIGDSIIQQLQFSSLWTEKLSSLHCLNFGIGGDRVENVLWRIKNEEFDFHSIVKAVVLFVGTNNTDCTPHEIFEGILEIVKEIKQRLRNVIIVIPTLLPRGQFPNPYRERNDHVNTFLVDKFSNEANKDDLTESVYVVKIHENIVENDQTISHHIMHDYLHLTNNGYTRTFGKVYEKLCELLKVEVDVA